Part of the Pseudomonas oryzicola genome is shown below.
ATTCATTCCTTACCAAACACTACGTTCGGTGATTACGACGATCAGGCGGTCGCCTTGTCGTCTTTCTTAAGACTTGCAGGCGGCCAGTTGTCGAGGCGCATGCCGAGAGACAGACCACGAGAGGCCAGCACGTCCTTGATTTCAGTCAGGGACTTCTTGCCCAGGTTAGGAGTCTTCAACAGCTCTACTTCGGTACGCTGAATCAGGTCGCCGATGTAGTAGATGTTCTCCGCCTTGAGGCAGTTGGCCGAACGTACAGTCAGTTCCAGGTCGTCAACCGGACGCAGCAGGATCGGATCGATCTCGTCTTCCTGCTCGACTACGACAGGCTCGCTGTCACCTTTGAGGTCGACGAACGCGGCCAACTGCTGTTGCAGGATGGTCGCAGCGCGGCGGATAGCCTCTTCAGGGTCCAGGGTGCCGTTGGTTTCCAGATCAATGACCAGCTTGTCCAGGTTGGTACGCTGTTCAACACGGGCGTTCTCGACCACGTAGGCGATACGACGCACCGGGCTGAACGAAGCGTCCAGCTGCAGACGGCCAATGCTACGGCTTTCGTCTTCGTCGGTTTGACGGGAGTCGGCCGGCTCGTAACCACGACCACGAGCTACGGTGAGCTTCATGTTCAGGGCGCCGTTCGACGCCAGGTTCGCG
Proteins encoded:
- a CDS encoding DNA-directed RNA polymerase subunit alpha, which codes for MQISVNEFLTPRHIDVQVVSPTRAKITLEPLERGFGHTLGNALRRILLSSMPGCAVVEAEIDGVLHEYSAIEGVQEDVIEILLNLKGLAIKLHGRDEVTLTLSKKGSGVVTAADIQLDHDVEIVNPDHVIANLASNGALNMKLTVARGRGYEPADSRQTDEDESRSIGRLQLDASFSPVRRIAYVVENARVEQRTNLDKLVIDLETNGTLDPEEAIRRAATILQQQLAAFVDLKGDSEPVVVEQEDEIDPILLRPVDDLELTVRSANCLKAENIYYIGDLIQRTEVELLKTPNLGKKSLTEIKDVLASRGLSLGMRLDNWPPASLKKDDKATA